One Chryseobacterium sp. StRB126 genomic region harbors:
- a CDS encoding glycoside hydrolase 43 family protein — MKIKKSYIVSLLGFIGLNLLSAQVNPSGKQSTAFTNPIIWADAPDLSITRNGNDFYLISTTMHLMPGAPVMHSRDLVHWEMSGYVFDTLNDNSKYNLWNGTVYGRGQWASSIRYHKGKYYVLFSPNDEPFKSYFYVTDNPEKGNWKLITRTRHFHDASLFFDDDDKVYVFTSNKVFELSSDFKEVIGNPDGTEVFQKDASETGLLEGNQIIKRNGKYYMMMISWPRNGKRRQVVYRADKVAGPYEKKVILEDNFLGFSYAGQGALIDDKNGNWYSLIFQDRNGVGRVPLLLPVQWENDWPVLGDNGKVPLKGEVPLPPFKAKNHLVESDEFSDKTMKIQWQWNHNPVNEAWSLSERKGFLRLKTSRVTDNLYAAPNTLTQRMEGPTSSAVVAMDLKGMKDGDVAGFSAFNGDSGILSVVKEGEEKFIVFSTNEVSLDNKTKAITGVKKEEKKRIPLNSDKIFLRIDADFNLGKDLADFYYSTDQKNWTELAKNYKMIFDYRRFFMGSKFAVFNYATKNTGGFVDVDFFRVNKAENEK; from the coding sequence TTGAAAATCAAAAAATCTTATATAGTTTCTTTATTGGGGTTTATCGGGCTGAATCTTCTCTCAGCCCAGGTAAATCCTTCCGGAAAACAGAGTACAGCGTTTACTAATCCTATCATATGGGCAGATGCGCCGGACTTATCCATTACCCGAAACGGAAACGATTTTTACCTGATCAGTACCACAATGCATCTGATGCCGGGAGCACCGGTAATGCATTCCAGAGATCTTGTACATTGGGAAATGTCAGGTTATGTTTTTGATACTTTAAATGATAATTCAAAATATAATTTATGGAATGGAACGGTTTACGGGAGAGGTCAATGGGCTTCTTCAATCCGCTACCATAAAGGAAAATATTATGTTTTATTTTCTCCGAATGATGAACCTTTCAAATCTTATTTCTATGTGACAGATAATCCTGAAAAAGGAAACTGGAAGCTCATCACCAGAACACGGCATTTTCATGATGCTTCTCTGTTTTTTGATGATGATGATAAAGTATATGTTTTCACTTCCAACAAAGTTTTTGAACTGAGTTCTGACTTTAAAGAGGTCATAGGAAATCCGGACGGAACTGAAGTGTTTCAGAAAGATGCTTCGGAAACCGGACTTCTGGAAGGCAATCAGATCATCAAAAGAAACGGAAAATACTATATGATGATGATTTCATGGCCCAGAAACGGAAAACGCCGTCAGGTAGTCTACAGGGCAGATAAAGTGGCAGGTCCTTATGAGAAAAAAGTAATTCTGGAAGATAATTTTTTAGGATTTTCCTATGCAGGTCAGGGCGCTTTGATAGATGATAAAAACGGAAACTGGTATTCTCTTATTTTCCAGGACAGAAACGGTGTGGGACGCGTTCCGCTGCTGTTGCCCGTACAATGGGAAAACGATTGGCCGGTCTTGGGAGATAACGGAAAAGTTCCATTGAAGGGAGAAGTTCCGCTTCCGCCGTTCAAAGCAAAAAATCATCTGGTGGAAAGCGATGAATTCTCTGATAAAACAATGAAAATCCAGTGGCAATGGAATCATAATCCTGTGAATGAAGCGTGGTCTTTATCCGAAAGAAAAGGTTTTCTGAGACTGAAAACCAGCAGAGTGACGGACAATCTGTACGCAGCACCCAATACTTTAACCCAGAGAATGGAAGGCCCGACTTCTTCAGCAGTTGTCGCAATGGACCTTAAAGGAATGAAAGATGGAGATGTAGCGGGTTTCAGTGCCTTCAACGGGGATTCCGGGATTTTGTCAGTAGTGAAGGAAGGTGAAGAAAAATTCATTGTTTTTTCAACCAACGAAGTGAGTCTGGACAATAAAACAAAAGCGATTACTGGGGTTAAAAAAGAAGAAAAAAAACGGATTCCTCTTAATTCTGATAAGATTTTCCTCCGTATCGATGCTGATTTTAATCTCGGGAAAGATCTTGCAGACTTTTATTACAGTACTGATCAGAAGAACTGGACGGAATTGGCAAAAAACTACAAAATGATCTTTGACTACCGTAGATTTTTTATGGGATCAAAATTCGCAGTTTTTAATTATGCCACTAAAAATACCGGAGGTTTCGTAGATGTTGATTTTTTCAGAGTCAATAAAGCCGAGAATGAAAAATAA